One genomic region from Argentina anserina chromosome 2, drPotAnse1.1, whole genome shotgun sequence encodes:
- the LOC126782639 gene encoding QWRF motif-containing protein 2 has product MVAAISDPKPTTTTNTTRPPLLHNASSAASSAASQRRVVLRGRQVSSKYMSTTPSPSPSSSTSTTTSSSSSSRRCPSPLLSRSMNSSPAPNSVPKRAQSADRRRPGTPHTRPDPRLSNAGSEASAATRLLVTSTRSLSVSFQGEAFSLPISKAKAAAAAAPARKPTPERRRSTPVRRDADQVENSRPGDQHRWPARTRQPGHPNPNLSRSVELSSVSNGVGSGVVARALLQVDESSRGSRSRSSFDRRLSLDLGHLGGNADVLRASQHNPDASNESSVPSDPTASDTDSVSSGSTSGVQDSNGAAKSRGGGGGGAAVPRGIAVSARFWQETNSRLRRLQDPGSPLATSPVSRTGSAGKYIQSKKFNVDNNNNAVSSPRTLASPVRGASRPASPGKLWTSSSMSPSRGSASPSRVRNSFGGPGQLSSGYGPASTPSFLSFSIDTRRGKKGEDRIVDAYMLRLLYNRHQQWRFVNARADATYMVQRVNAEENLWNAWVTISELRHNVTLKRIKLLLLRHKLKLTSILKGQIKYLEDWALLDRDHSSSLLGANEALQASILRLPVVGAIVDFQELKDSVGSAADVMEAMAASICSLSSKVEEMNCLVSELVKVTTTERLVLEQCKDFLSTISAMQVKDCSLRTHIIQLKRLPLPAA; this is encoded by the exons ATGGTGGCCGCCATTTCCGACCCGAaacccaccaccaccaccaacacGACCCGGCCGCCTCTTCTCCACAATGCCTCCTCCGCCGCTTCTTCCGCCGCCTCCCAACGACGCGTCGTCCTCCGCGGCCGTCAGGTCTCCTCCAAGTACATGTCCACcactccttctccttctccttcttcctccacctccaccaccacctcctcctcctcctcttcccgGCGATGCCCTTCGCCGCTCCTCTCCCGCTCCATGAACTCCTCCCCGGCGCCGAATTCGGTCCCCAAACGAGCCCAATCCGCCGACCGGAGGCGACCCGGTACTCCCCatacccgacccgacccgagacTCAGCAATGCCGGCTCCGAAGCCTCCGCCGCGACCCGCCTCCTCGTCACCTCCACCCGGAGCCTCTCCGTTTCGTTTCAGGGCGAAGCTTTCTCTCTCCCGATCAGTAAAGCCAAGGCCGCTGCCGCCGCCGCTCCGGCGAGAAAGCCCACCCCGGAGCGCCGGAGGTCGACGCCGGTCAGAAGGGACGCAGATCAGGTGGAGAATTCCCGGCCCGGCGATCAGCACCGGTGGCCGGCAAGGACTCGGCAGCCGGGTCACCCGAACCCGAATTTGAGTAGGAGTGTGGAGTTGAGTAGTGTGAGTAATGGGGTTGGATCTGGTGTGGTAGCTAGGGCATTGTTGCAGGTTGATGAGAGTAGCAGAGGGTCGAGGTCAAGATCGTCTTTTGATAGAAGGCTGAGCTTGGATTTGGGGCACTTGGGAGGCAATGCTGATGTGTTGAGAGCTTCTCAGCACAACCCTGATGCTAGTAATGAGTCCTCTGTGCCGTCTGATCCCACCGCCTCCGACACAGACAGTGTTTCCTCTGGCAGTACTTCAGGTGTTCAGGACTCCAATGGTGCTGCCAAGAGcaggggaggaggaggaggaggagctgCCGTGCCTCGCGGTATTGCTGTGTCCGCGAGGTTCTGGCAGGAGACTAATAGCAGGTTGAGGAGACTGCAGGACCCCGGCTCGCCTCTGGCTACTAGTCCTGTGTCTAGAACAGGGAGTGCAGGGAAGTACATTCAGTCGAAGAAGTTTAATGTTGATAATAACAACAATGCTGTGTCGTCTCCTAGGACATTGGCTTCTCCTGTTAGGGGAGCTAGTAGGCCGGCTTCGCCGGGGAAGCTTTGGACGTCTTCGTCTATGTCACCGTCCAGGGGGAGTGCTAGTCCTTCTCGAGTGAGGAATAGTTTTGGTGGTCCTGGTCAATTGAGTAGTGGTTATGGCCCGGCTAGTACGCCCTCGTTTCTTAGCTTCTCTATTGATACTCGGAGAGGGAAGAAGGGGGAAGACCGCATTGTTGATGCATACATGCTCCGGCTTCTGTATAACCGTCATCAGCAGTGGCGGTTTGTAAATGCAAGAGCAGATGCTACATACATGGTGCAGAGAGTGAATGCAGAG GAAAACCTTTGGAATGCATGGGTAACAATCTCAGAGCTACGACATAATGTCACACTTAAAAGGATCAAGTTACTTTTGTTGAGGCATAAGTTGAAGCTAACTTCTATCCTCAAAGGACAA ATCAAGTATTTGGAAGATTGGGCTCTTCTGGATAGAGATCACTCTAGTTCTTTGCTAGGAGCAAATGAAGCTTTGCAAGCCAGTATCCTCCGTCTTCCAGTTGTTGGAGCAATA GTTGACTTTCAAGAGCTGAAAGATTCTGTGGGTTCAGCAGCTGATGTTATGGAGGCAATGGCAGCCTCAATATGCTCTCTTTCGTCAAAG GTGGAAGAAATGAACTGCTTGGTATCTGAACTTGTGAAGGTGACTACAACAGAACGTCTTGTGCTTGAACAATGCAAAGATTTTTTGTCGACGATATCAGCTATGCAA GTCAAGGACTGTAGCTTGAGAACACATATAATTCAACTAAAACGTCTACCGTTACCCGCAGCCTGA